The proteins below are encoded in one region of Lepisosteus oculatus isolate fLepOcu1 chromosome 10, fLepOcu1.hap2, whole genome shotgun sequence:
- the LOC102689002 gene encoding protein FAM83A codes for MSWVHSVGWYLKPKQVGKIKKRVQEMKYQSSQLSRIDLSHNESVRLATDALLDSGLQAYEETLTAEGEVDFLSQAEKEYILRSAKERSPADESQAEEGENLGETAAPTETSVTYFPTLSESEAPALDYGWPMAESRYYLQGKPSVEVYFQTDRSRSIKDLVREYISKATTVLAIVMDIFSDVEVFCDILEATKKRNVSVYLLLDHMNLHVFTEMCEKLQINSSYLTRMSVRSVTGDVYCTKSGRKFSGQIKEKFVIFDCIHALAGSYSFTWLSAQVDKNMAVLFKGSSVKHFDLEFRQLYAVSKPVGDFPAAGTQLPPAEDGSIGHQSDPRSVLCGYSVPPPRRATRRYSDGTPPVTLAHRLKTNAHNHTATPREHWKPQIPDFRLQNARQRSFSSDYTVGDTAQPPLNNVFGMIPGRPDIQVPRLVSRFHFLNKPDLIPL; via the exons ATGAGCTGGGTCCACTCTGTAGGCTGGTACCTCAAACCCAAACAAGTGGGGAAGATCAAGAAGCGGGTGCAGGAGATGAAATACCAGTCGTCCCAGCTGTCACGGATCGACCTGAGCCACAACGAAAGCGTTCGGCTAGCCACCGACGCGCTGCTGGACAGCGGACTGCAGGCTTACGAGGAGACGCTCACCGCCGAGGGGGAGGTCGACTTCCTGTCCCAGGCGGAGAAGGAGTACATCTTAAGGAGCGCCAAGGAGCGCTCACCGGCCGACGAAAGCCAGGCTGAGGAAGGGGAAAACCTGGGGGAAACGGCTGCTCCTACAGAGACGTCTGTCACCTACTTCCCCACTCTCTCCGAGAGCGAAGCCCCTGCACTGGATTATGGCTGGCCGATGGCAGAGAGCAGATACTACCTGCAGGGGAAGCCCAGCGTGGAAGTTTATTTTCAGACGGACAGATCAAGGAGTATAAAAGACCTCGTTCGCGAGTATATCAGCAAAGCCACTACG GTGCTGGCAATTGTGATGGACATATTCAGTGACGTGGAGGTGTTTTGTGACATTCTGGAAGCGACCAAAAAGCGCAATGTCTCCGTCTACCTGCTACTTGACCACATGAACCTGCATGTCTTTACTGAAATGTGTGAGAAACTGCAGATCAACAGTTCCTACCTCACA AGAATGTCTGTTCGTAGTGTGACCGGGGATGTATATTGTACCAAGTCTGGAAGAAAGTTCTCCGGtcaaataaaggaaaagtttgtCATTTTTGACTGCATTCATGCTCTTGCTGGGTCATACAG CTTCACGTGGCTGTCGGCGCAAGTTGACAAGAACATGGCGGTGCTGTTCAAAGGCAGCAGCGTGAAGCACTTCGACCTGGAGTTCCGGCAGCTCTACGCCGTCTCCAAGCCGGTCGGCGACTTCCCCGCGGCGGGCACACAGCTGCCCCCGGCCGAGGACGGCAGCATCGGCCATCAGTCCGACCCCCGCAGCGTGCTCTGCGGCTACAGCGTCCCTCCGCCACGTAGAGCGACGCGGAGGTATTCCGACGGGACGCCTCCGGTCACACTCGCTCACAGATTAAAAACCAACGCGCACAACCACACAGCTACGCCCAGGGAACACTGGAAGCCCCAAATACCCGACTTCAGGCTCCAGAATGCCCGACAGAGGTCCTTCTCCAGCGACTACACAGTGGGGGATACAGCACAGCCGCCACTCAACAACGTTTTTGGGATGATCCCAGGCCGACCCGACATCCAGGTTCCGAGACTGGTCTCACGTTTTCACTTCCTGAATAAACCAGACCTCATACCACTTTAG
- the c10h8orf76 gene encoding uncharacterized protein C8orf76 homolog isoform X1 codes for MGTKDTGCDVPPVDLQCNTNVCHQWTLKSSDTIIQMEILGFTFDDSVFAETRDRVSAKPSSYNAKCCEPGWFCGEVSTDDDDDLEKQKVFKFRGDLAYRRRDYQKALSEYANCFALVPDSNIAIRRDVREALARCYCQLGRWEMALEIAQPLRKEATNMSHLTAVLNLEWFIYHSAGDLRKEISSVQQLVSLLPYNPWHWKKLAKAYTHLFRSLSGSAPAKTGRCHHRAWVMENGGPSAVPCPLWCLRKPPEEPQREGLTRSQEESESPQPDPGRGEPQETAAIKQRNDDLKDIWLRSCICFVRTRLLFHMVKFQQLSFVFLSNKRPLEEIEDALHSLELQDEILHLITEEMSEDLVPEKMREESPEAENISSVTCATVSPNSDFEEKWFNRLKMRIITSEAWTAGDARFQKH; via the exons ATGGGAACGAAAGACACAGGTTGCGATGTTCCGCCGGTGGATTTACAGTGCAACACAAATGTATGCCATCAATGGACCTTAAAAAGCAGCGATACAATAATCCAGATGGAAATTTTAGGTTTTACATTTGACGATTCAGTGTTTGCAGAAACCCGTGATCGTGTTTCAGCTAAACCTTCTTCTTACAACGCAAAATGCTGTGAGCCAGGA TGGTTTTGTGGAGAAGTATCcacagatgatgatgatgatctgGAGAAGCAGAAGGTCTTCAAGTTTAGGGGAGACCTGGCATACAGGCGCCGGGATTACCAG AAAGCTTTGTCCGAATACGCAAACTGCTTTGCACTGGTGCCGGACAGCAACATCGCCATCAGACGAGATGTGAGGGAAGCTCTGGCCCGGTGCTACTGTCAGCTGGGCAGGTGGGAGATGGCCTTGGAGATCGCCCAACCCCTG AGGAAGGAAGCAACAAATATGAGCCACCTCACAGCGGTTCTGAACCTGGAATGGTTCATTTACCACAGCGCTGGGGACCTTAGGAAGGAGATTTCCTCTGTGCAGCAGCTCGTTTCCCTCCTGCCTTACAATCCCTGGCACTGGAAGAAGTTGGCAAAGGCCTACACGCACCTTTTCCGGTCCCTGTCGGGCTCTGCGCCTGCAAAGACCGGCAGGTGCCATCACAGAGCCTGGGTGATGGAAAACGGGGGCCCCTCAGCCGTGCCTTGTCCACTGTGGTGTTTGAGGAAACCCCCTGAGGAGCCCCAGCGTGAGGGGCTGACTCGGAGCCAAGAGGAATCAGAAAGCCCACAGCCTGACCCGGGCAGAGGGGAGCCTCAAGAAACGGCAGCCATTAAGCAGAGAAACGATGACCTGAAAGACATCTGGCTGAGGTCCTGCATATGTTTTGTTAGAACAAG GCTACTGTTCCACATGGTGAAGTTTCAGCAGTTATCCTTCGTGTTTCTTAGCAACAAGAGACCCCTGGAGGAAATTGAGGATGCACTCCACAGCCTGGAACTACAGGATGAGATACTCCACTTAATCACAGAG GAGATGAGTGAAGACCTTGTTCCGGAGAAGATGAGAGAGGAGAGCCCGGAGGCAGAGAACATCTCATCTGTAACCTGCGCTACAGTGAGCCCTAACTCGGACTTTGAGGAGAAGTGGTTTAACAGATTGAAAATGAGAATCATCACATCTGAAGCCTGGACTGCTGGAGATGCTCGTTTTCAGAAACACTGA
- the c10h8orf76 gene encoding uncharacterized protein C8orf76 homolog isoform X2 gives MGTKDTGCDVPPVDLQCNTNVCHQWTLKSSDTIIQMEILGFTFDDSVFAETRDRVSAKPSSYNAKCCEPGWFCGEVSTDDDDDLEKQKVFKFRGDLAYRRRDYQKALSEYANCFALVPDSNIAIRRDVREALARCYCQLGRWEMALEIAQPLRKEATNMSHLTAVLNLEWFIYHSAGDLRKEISSVQQLVSLLPYNPWHWKKLAKAYTHLFRSLSGSAPAKTGRCHHRAWVMENGGPSAVPCPLWCLRKPPEEPQREGLTRSQEESESPQPDPGRGEPQETAAIKQRNDDLKDIWLRSCICFVRTSNKRPLEEIEDALHSLELQDEILHLITEEMSEDLVPEKMREESPEAENISSVTCATVSPNSDFEEKWFNRLKMRIITSEAWTAGDARFQKH, from the exons ATGGGAACGAAAGACACAGGTTGCGATGTTCCGCCGGTGGATTTACAGTGCAACACAAATGTATGCCATCAATGGACCTTAAAAAGCAGCGATACAATAATCCAGATGGAAATTTTAGGTTTTACATTTGACGATTCAGTGTTTGCAGAAACCCGTGATCGTGTTTCAGCTAAACCTTCTTCTTACAACGCAAAATGCTGTGAGCCAGGA TGGTTTTGTGGAGAAGTATCcacagatgatgatgatgatctgGAGAAGCAGAAGGTCTTCAAGTTTAGGGGAGACCTGGCATACAGGCGCCGGGATTACCAG AAAGCTTTGTCCGAATACGCAAACTGCTTTGCACTGGTGCCGGACAGCAACATCGCCATCAGACGAGATGTGAGGGAAGCTCTGGCCCGGTGCTACTGTCAGCTGGGCAGGTGGGAGATGGCCTTGGAGATCGCCCAACCCCTG AGGAAGGAAGCAACAAATATGAGCCACCTCACAGCGGTTCTGAACCTGGAATGGTTCATTTACCACAGCGCTGGGGACCTTAGGAAGGAGATTTCCTCTGTGCAGCAGCTCGTTTCCCTCCTGCCTTACAATCCCTGGCACTGGAAGAAGTTGGCAAAGGCCTACACGCACCTTTTCCGGTCCCTGTCGGGCTCTGCGCCTGCAAAGACCGGCAGGTGCCATCACAGAGCCTGGGTGATGGAAAACGGGGGCCCCTCAGCCGTGCCTTGTCCACTGTGGTGTTTGAGGAAACCCCCTGAGGAGCCCCAGCGTGAGGGGCTGACTCGGAGCCAAGAGGAATCAGAAAGCCCACAGCCTGACCCGGGCAGAGGGGAGCCTCAAGAAACGGCAGCCATTAAGCAGAGAAACGATGACCTGAAAGACATCTGGCTGAGGTCCTGCATATGTTTTGTTAGAACAAG CAACAAGAGACCCCTGGAGGAAATTGAGGATGCACTCCACAGCCTGGAACTACAGGATGAGATACTCCACTTAATCACAGAG GAGATGAGTGAAGACCTTGTTCCGGAGAAGATGAGAGAGGAGAGCCCGGAGGCAGAGAACATCTCATCTGTAACCTGCGCTACAGTGAGCCCTAACTCGGACTTTGAGGAGAAGTGGTTTAACAGATTGAAAATGAGAATCATCACATCTGAAGCCTGGACTGCTGGAGATGCTCGTTTTCAGAAACACTGA